A region of Myxococcus stipitatus DSM 14675 DNA encodes the following proteins:
- a CDS encoding glutathione S-transferase N-terminal domain-containing protein: MKPVIIGRSSSHFTRIARIFAEESRVEYDFHILRDMMSPKPEDYGGNPALKIPVLKTPSGSWFGALNVSRELWRQSSHKPDVSWPEDLTEPVSANAQELVLQSMATEVTLIMSRVSGGTENGAHQDKMRLSLGNMLGWLDENAASALNVLPAGREVSFLEVSLYCLVKHLEFREVLPTAPYTALTEFCQRFGTRASCAATVFRFDT; this comes from the coding sequence ATGAAGCCCGTCATCATCGGCCGTTCGAGTTCACACTTCACGCGCATCGCGCGCATCTTCGCGGAGGAGTCGCGCGTCGAATACGACTTCCACATCCTGCGAGACATGATGTCTCCGAAGCCGGAGGACTACGGCGGCAACCCCGCGCTCAAGATCCCCGTGCTGAAGACGCCGAGCGGGTCTTGGTTTGGGGCGCTCAATGTCTCGCGCGAGCTCTGGCGGCAGTCGAGTCACAAGCCGGATGTGAGCTGGCCCGAGGACCTCACGGAGCCGGTGAGCGCGAATGCGCAGGAGCTGGTGCTCCAGTCGATGGCGACGGAAGTGACGTTGATCATGTCGCGAGTGAGCGGTGGGACTGAGAACGGTGCTCACCAGGACAAGATGCGCCTGAGCCTGGGGAACATGCTGGGCTGGCTGGATGAGAACGCGGCGTCGGCACTCAACGTGCTCCCCGCCGGGCGTGAGGTGAGCTTCCTGGAAGTCTCGCTCTACTGCCTCGTGAAGCACCTGGAGTTTCGAGAGGTCCTGCCGACGGCGCCGTACACGGCGCTGACGGAGTTCTGTCAGCGCTTCGGGACGCGGGCTTCGTGCGCCGCGACGGTGTTCCGCTTCGACACGTGA
- a CDS encoding TonB C-terminal domain-containing protein: MRRSRRLGWAALASLAIHAVLLVLLANTEPSLRPPPHPPDSKPAPLFVEVIHAPPKVPSAPVVEEAPKPEPPARDRGTPAKKPRTVVTPPAIAPAVPPPDRSDTPRAAAPPASLPKPLAPGGLSLPSGLPFQSGRTLRPGDPGPSREALIAEERERVRGRVQGLIDDQQAALRVTNGLIDPYFTEVRKALEKGFENAPVFPGNPLEKQIATSWAAQAGKFGASGSPGGPVPKATTASEQLKALEGRLGRNTLEHLRSRVQAGSELHQLAEGSGGKLVVTLELLQAPDGTLREAKLVSVSGIPAYDTFVLNAVPSALAKLPPPRDGARGIKPEGIHTLWSVEGRVVYYRKVKDLKGRSALYLGAAMAAGVLAGRFEETTGEIEVIDFTNPRFLCQSKLLRVY; this comes from the coding sequence ATGCGGCGGTCTCGACGTCTCGGGTGGGCCGCCCTGGCCTCGCTCGCCATTCACGCGGTGCTCCTCGTGCTCCTCGCGAACACGGAGCCCTCGTTACGCCCACCGCCCCATCCTCCCGACTCGAAGCCCGCCCCCTTGTTCGTGGAAGTCATCCACGCGCCCCCCAAAGTCCCCTCGGCGCCCGTCGTCGAAGAGGCCCCGAAGCCCGAGCCCCCCGCTCGCGACCGAGGCACCCCAGCGAAGAAACCTCGCACGGTGGTGACCCCTCCTGCCATCGCGCCCGCCGTCCCGCCCCCGGACCGGAGCGACACACCTCGCGCGGCCGCGCCCCCTGCCTCCCTCCCGAAGCCGCTCGCGCCCGGAGGGCTCTCACTCCCCTCGGGTCTTCCCTTCCAGAGCGGACGCACCCTCCGGCCTGGAGACCCCGGCCCCTCCCGAGAGGCGCTCATCGCCGAGGAGCGCGAGCGTGTCCGAGGCCGCGTCCAGGGGCTCATCGACGACCAGCAGGCGGCCCTCCGCGTGACGAACGGGTTGATCGACCCGTACTTCACCGAGGTCCGCAAGGCGCTCGAGAAGGGGTTCGAAAATGCGCCGGTGTTCCCAGGCAACCCGTTGGAGAAACAGATCGCCACGTCCTGGGCTGCTCAGGCGGGGAAGTTCGGAGCCTCCGGCTCACCAGGCGGTCCCGTCCCCAAGGCCACCACCGCGTCCGAGCAGCTCAAGGCCCTGGAGGGGCGACTGGGCCGGAACACGCTGGAGCACCTGCGCAGCCGCGTCCAGGCGGGCTCGGAGCTGCATCAGCTCGCCGAAGGCAGCGGTGGGAAGCTCGTCGTCACCCTCGAGCTGCTCCAGGCCCCGGATGGCACCTTGCGCGAAGCAAAGCTCGTGTCGGTGAGCGGCATCCCCGCCTACGACACCTTCGTGCTCAACGCCGTACCGAGCGCGCTCGCGAAGCTTCCCCCACCTCGAGACGGCGCGCGCGGCATCAAACCCGAGGGCATCCACACCCTCTGGTCCGTGGAAGGACGCGTCGTCTACTACCGCAAGGTCAAGGACCTGAAGGGCCGGAGCGCCCTGTACCTCGGCGCCGCGATGGCAGCGGGCGTCCTGGCCGGCCGCTTCGAGGAGACCACGGGCGAAATCGAGGTCATCGACTTCACCAACCCCCGGTTCCTCTGCCAATCCAAGCTGCTGCGGGTCTACTGA
- a CDS encoding MBL fold metallo-hydrolase → MTLTEVQAGPYTVRGISVGGVYTSLQVPELDVVLDVGVPIRSFAGTERIFLSHAHPDHASALGALLGIRRLLGKGAPQLFLPAEIEPTVREALEVLSRLHHTPMEARTVPMLPGDVQPLGQGLHVRAFRTHHPVPSLGYQFLRRVTKLRPEHLGMPPQEIAQRRKAGEDLFTEVDHLELAYATDTLARVLETEPMLFDSRVLVIECTFVDPKRSVQDARDRAHLHLDELIAHADRFRNEALVLMHFSQSVGPEEVHAMIRERLPASLLERVRIFAPDSGRWFG, encoded by the coding sequence ATGACGCTCACCGAAGTCCAGGCGGGTCCCTACACCGTTCGAGGCATCTCCGTCGGCGGTGTCTACACCTCCCTCCAGGTGCCGGAGCTGGACGTGGTGCTCGACGTGGGCGTCCCCATCCGCTCCTTCGCGGGCACGGAGCGCATCTTCCTCAGCCATGCGCACCCCGACCACGCGAGTGCGCTCGGCGCGCTGCTGGGCATCCGCCGGTTGCTGGGGAAGGGGGCTCCGCAGCTCTTCCTTCCCGCGGAGATCGAGCCCACCGTTCGCGAGGCCCTGGAGGTGCTCTCCCGGCTCCACCACACCCCGATGGAGGCGCGGACCGTCCCCATGCTCCCAGGGGACGTCCAGCCACTCGGCCAGGGCCTCCACGTCCGCGCGTTCCGCACGCACCACCCGGTGCCGTCGCTCGGCTACCAGTTCCTCCGGCGCGTCACCAAGCTGCGTCCCGAGCACCTGGGCATGCCCCCGCAGGAGATCGCGCAGCGCCGCAAGGCGGGCGAGGACCTCTTCACGGAGGTGGACCACCTGGAGCTGGCGTACGCGACGGACACGCTCGCGCGTGTGCTGGAGACGGAGCCCATGCTCTTCGACTCCCGCGTCCTCGTCATCGAATGCACCTTCGTCGACCCCAAGCGCTCCGTGCAGGACGCGCGAGACCGCGCGCACCTCCACCTCGACGAGCTCATCGCCCACGCCGACCGCTTCCGCAACGAGGCGTTGGTGCTCATGCACTTCAGCCAGTCCGTGGGGCCCGAGGAGGTGCATGCGATGATTCGAGAGCGCCTCCCCGCCTCGCTCCTGGAGCGGGTCCGCATCTTCGCGCCGGACTCCGGCCGGTGGTTCGGCTGA
- the def gene encoding peptide deformylase, translating into MVLKIVQAGEPVLRQKARDLTPEEMGSPEIQRLIVLMRDTMRDAPGVGLAAPQVGVGLRLVVIEDRSEYQAGVAPADLADRERTPVPFHVLINPKLTVEDPAPAEFYEGCLSVSGFAALVARARGVRVDALDEQGRPVTIHARGWYARILQHELDHLDGTLYVDRMETRSFVTGENHRRHWAGRGTAEVRAALGLPKKAD; encoded by the coding sequence ATGGTGCTCAAAATCGTCCAGGCGGGAGAGCCGGTGCTGCGGCAGAAGGCGCGAGACCTGACGCCGGAGGAGATGGGGAGTCCCGAGATTCAAAGGCTCATCGTGCTGATGCGCGACACGATGCGCGATGCGCCCGGGGTGGGCCTCGCGGCGCCGCAGGTGGGCGTGGGGTTGCGGTTGGTGGTGATTGAGGACCGCTCGGAGTACCAGGCGGGAGTGGCGCCCGCGGACCTGGCGGATCGCGAGCGGACGCCGGTTCCGTTCCATGTGCTCATCAATCCGAAGCTGACGGTGGAGGACCCGGCGCCCGCGGAGTTCTACGAGGGGTGCCTGAGTGTCTCGGGGTTCGCGGCGCTGGTGGCGAGGGCGCGAGGGGTTCGGGTGGATGCGCTGGACGAGCAGGGGAGGCCGGTGACGATTCACGCGCGAGGTTGGTATGCGCGCATCCTCCAGCACGAGCTGGACCACCTGGACGGGACGCTCTACGTGGACCGGATGGAGACGCGCAGCTTCGTGACAGGGGAGAACCACCGTCGGCACTGGGCCGGGCGAGGAACGGCCGAGGTCAGGGCCGCGCTGGGGCTTCCGAAGAAGGCGGATTGA